TGGTGGCGTACCTGGCGATCCTGTTCACCGGCCGCTATCCCCCGGCGCTGCGCACCTACACCATCGGCGTGCTGCGCTGGACCTGGCGGGTCGGCTACTACGGCTACGAGGCGCTGGGCACCGACCGGTACCCGCCGTTCACCCTGGCCGACGTGCCGGACTACCCGGCCCGGTTCGCGGTCGCCGAGCCGGAGCACATCCCCCGGTGGCTGCCGCTGCTGGCGTGGCTGTTCGCGCTGCCGCACCTGATCCTGCTCGGCGCGCTGACGTCCGCGGTGACCTGGAACACTCCGGAGGGTTATCGCACCTCGATGAGCGTGCTGGGCGCCGCGGTGCTGATCCTCGGGCTGGCGCTGCTGTTCACCGGCCGGTTCCTGGACGGGCTGCACGACCTGCTGGTCGGGATCGCGCGGTGGCAGTTGCGGGTGATGGCGTATCTGACGCTGCTCACCCCGCGATACCCGCCGTTCCGGCTGGACCAGGGCGGGATGGAACCCCCGGCGGAACCCTCGGGGCCGCCCGCCGCTCCGCACTACTAGCCCGCCGCTGACCCACCGCCCTGGTGGCGGTCGGCCTGGTCGTGCTGGGGGTCCGGCTCGGACGCCGGCACACTCTCTACGGCGCTCCACTCTCTACGGCGCTCCACGTAAGATCATGGAGTGATTGAGGGCACCGCCCCGCTGCTGCTCCATCGAGCCTCGCGCCGGACCGGCTGAAGGACAGCGACAGCGATGGACCGAGCACTGCTGGCGGACTTCCTCCGGGCGCGCCGGGAGAAGCTGCAACCGGAGGACGTCGGGCTCCCCCGAGGCTCCCGGCGTCGTACCGGTGGGCTGCGCCGGGAGGAGCTCGCGGCGCTGGCCGGCATGTCCACCGACTACTACAGCCGGATCGAGCAGCAGCGCGGCCCGATGCCGTCCGAGCAGATGATCGGCGCGCTGGCGCGGGCGCTGCACCTGAGCCCGAGCGAAAAGGAGCACCTGTTCGCCCTCAGCGGGCACTCGGCGCCCCGGCGGGTGCAGCGCGACGAGCGGGCCAGCCTCACCATGCGGCACATCGTCGAGCGGCTCCCGGACACCCCGGCGATCGTGTTCTCCCGGTTCGGCGAGGCCCTGCTGCAGACGCCGAAGGCGGTCGCCCTGTTCGGCGACTACACCCGGTTCACCGGCATGGCCCGATACCTGGTCTACCGCTGGTTCACCGATCCGCGGCAGCGGGCGCTCTATCCGCCCGAGGACCATGCGCTGCGGGGACGGGTCTTCACGGTGGACATCCGGGCGGCGTACACGGCCGACCCGACCGGCACGGCCGGCGAGATCATCGAGGCGCTGCTGGCGGTCAGCCCCGAGTTCGCCGAGGTCTGGCGGCTGCACGAGGTGGACGTCACCCACCACCACGACCTCAAACGCTATCGGCACCCGGAGCTGGGCGAGCTGGAGCTGTACGGCCGGCGGCTGCTGGACCCCGACGAGGGCCAGGAGTTGCTGGTCTTCCTGGCGACGCCGGGCTCGCCGAGCGAGGCGAAGCTGCGGGACCTGCGCTCATCCTCGGACATTCTGTCCTAGGTTGTCTTCGCCCTTCCTCCGATTCCGGGGTCGCGCGACGCTGGCAGCGCCGACGAAGACCGAAGGAAGAGGATTCCGATGAAGGCAGTGCGTTTCCACGAGTACGGCGACCCGGCCGTCCTGCGCTACGAGGACGTGGAGCAGCCCGTCCCCGGCGCCGGCCAGGTGCTGATCCGGGTCGCCGCGACCTCGTTCAACGGCGTCGACGGCAACATCCGCGCCGGTTTCATGCAGGGGCCGATCCCGGTGGCGCTGCCGCACACGCCCGGCATCGACGTGTCCGGCACGGTCGCGGAGCTGGGCGCGGACGTCACCGGGTTCCAGGTCGGTGACCGGGTCGTCGGGTTCCTGCCGATGACCGGCGACGGCGCGGCCGCAGAATACGTGCTGGCCCCGGCCGGGATTCTCGCGCCGGC
Above is a genomic segment from Actinoplanes ianthinogenes containing:
- a CDS encoding DUF4389 domain-containing protein, giving the protein MNDYPVRVDAHRDASLSRWLWLVKWLLLIPHFIVLAVLWIGLLVVTLVAYLAILFTGRYPPALRTYTIGVLRWTWRVGYYGYEALGTDRYPPFTLADVPDYPARFAVAEPEHIPRWLPLLAWLFALPHLILLGALTSAVTWNTPEGYRTSMSVLGAAVLILGLALLFTGRFLDGLHDLLVGIARWQLRVMAYLTLLTPRYPPFRLDQGGMEPPAEPSGPPAAPHY
- a CDS encoding helix-turn-helix transcriptional regulator, which encodes MDRALLADFLRARREKLQPEDVGLPRGSRRRTGGLRREELAALAGMSTDYYSRIEQQRGPMPSEQMIGALARALHLSPSEKEHLFALSGHSAPRRVQRDERASLTMRHIVERLPDTPAIVFSRFGEALLQTPKAVALFGDYTRFTGMARYLVYRWFTDPRQRALYPPEDHALRGRVFTVDIRAAYTADPTGTAGEIIEALLAVSPEFAEVWRLHEVDVTHHHDLKRYRHPELGELELYGRRLLDPDEGQELLVFLATPGSPSEAKLRDLRSSSDILS